From Gopherus flavomarginatus isolate rGopFla2 chromosome 7, rGopFla2.mat.asm, whole genome shotgun sequence, the proteins below share one genomic window:
- the LOC127055781 gene encoding protocadherin gamma-A8-like produces the protein MGLAETQRRRHCKERALFCFMLVTVWEAVSGQTRYSIPEEMQKGSIVGNFAKDLGLDIKELSDRGVRIVSKGRTQYFALNVKSGHLITTERIDREQICGRMEKCLLTFEIIVEEKMKLYRVEVEITDINDNAPNFQAGESEVKISEITAPGSRYPLQEAQDPDLGINSLQSYHLSSNRHFSLVLQTGSDGVKYAELVLEKSLDREEQAVHNLILTATDGGDPVRSGTAQIHVIVLDANDNAPVFSQPIYKVNVLENMPAGSTMVTVTATDLDEGINQEVKYSIRKIANKASQIFHLDSRTGELIVVGNVDFEEAALYEIEVQAHDGGGLLDRCKIVIVVNDVNDNAPELTITSVLNSIPEDSPPGTVIALLNVQDLDSGENGKVTCSVASNLPFQLRKSLDNYYSLVTDRALDREQVAAYNITVTATDNGTPPLATATTIPLQILDTNDNGPLFDKTSYTAYITENNPRGASVFSLKANDPDEGENARVTYSVTKDQIQEAPLSSSISINSETGVLYALRSFDYEQFREIRFQVQAQDAGSPPLSSNVSVTLFVLDQNDNSPHILHPSFPTDGSTGVELAPRSSEPGYLVTKVVAVDADSGQNAWLSYQLLKATEPGLFSVGLHSGEIRTARYFLDKDALKQSLVVLVKDNGQPPLSATATVTVVVADSIPEILSDLSSLSAPVDPQSSLTLYLVIAVASVSCLFFTFLIVLVALRLRRWRNSQLFDSSSVTFSGVPVSQFVGLDGVRAFLHSYSREVSLTTDSRKSQFNVTKSNYANTLTSQHSCEIKDHILITEELDNNRDQTSIQVS, from the coding sequence ATGGGATTGGCAGAAACTCAAAGGCGCCGGCACTGCAAAGAGCGAGCCCTGTTCTGCTTTATGTTGGTTACAGTTTGGGAGGCAGTTTCTGGACAGACTCGCTACTCGATTCCCGAGGAAATGCAGAAAGGCTCCATTGTGGGGAATTTCGCAAAGGATCTGGGGTTGGATATAAAGGAGCTCTCAGACCGCGGAGTCCGCATTGTATCAAAAGGTAGGACGCAATATTTTGCTTTAAATGTTAAGAGCGGCCATTTAATCACAACGGAGAGAATAGACAGAGAGCAGATCTGTGGCCGGATGGAGAAGTGTCTATTAACTTTTGAGATTATTGTTGAAGAAAAAATGAAGCTTTATAGAGTTGAAGTTGAAATCACAGATATTAATGACAATGCTCCTAACTTCCAGGCAGGAGAATCGGAAGTAAAAATCAGCGAGATAACTGCACCGGGATCGCGGTATCCCCTGCAGGAGGCGCAAGACCCAGATTTAGGGATAAATTCTCTCCAGAGCTACCACCTCAGCAGTAACAGGCATTTCTCCCTGGTCTTGCAGACCGGATCAGATGGAGTTAAATATGCAGAACTGGTGCTGGAAAAGTCTCTGGACCGCGAAGAACAAGCTGTTCATAACCTAATCCTCACAGCCACTGACGGGGGAGATCCAGTCAGGTCCGGCACTGCGCAAATCCACGTTATTGTTCTCGATGCTAATGACAATGCACCAGTTTTCAGTCAGCCCATCTATAAAGTTAATGTTTTAGAAAATATGCCTGCGGGGTCCACGATGGTGACAGTGACAGCGACTGATCTGGATGAAGGAATAAATCAAGAGGTAAAATACTCAATCAGAAAGATAGCTAATAAAGCTTCACAGATATTCCACTTGGATTCAAGGACGGGAGAATTAATAGTCGTGGGGAACGTGGACTTTGAAGAAGCTGCATTATATGAAATCGAGGTGCAAGCCCATGACGGGGGAGGCCTTTTGGACAGATGCAAAATTGTGATCGTTGTTAACGATGTGAATGACAACGCTCCAGAACTGACAATCACATCTGTCCTCAACTCGATCCCTGAGGACTCTCCCCCCGGGACTGTGATCGCCCTTTTAAATGTGCAAGATCTAGATTCCGGAGAGAACGGGAAGGTCACGTGCTCCGTAGCCAGCAACCTGCCCTTTCAGCTGAGGAAATCGTTGGATAATTATTATAGTCTGGTGACAGACCGAGCCCTGGACAGGGAGCAAGTGGCAGCATACAACATCACAGTGACCGCCACGGACAATGGGACTCCTCCGCTTGCTACAGCCACCACGATCCCACTCCAGATTTTAGACACGAATGACAACGGTCCCCTCTTCGATAAAACATCCTACACCGCCTACATCACTGAGAATAACCCGAGAGGAGCCTCCGTTTTCTCTCTGAAAGCGAATGACCCCGACGAAGGGGAGAACGCCAGAGTCACTTACTCTGTTACCAAGGATCAGATCCAGGAAGCTCcgctctcctcctccatctccattAACTCCGAGACTGGGGTTCTCTACGCTCTGCGCTCCTTCGATTACGAACAGTTCCGGGAGATTCGGTTCCAAGTGCAGGCTCAGGATGCGGGTTCCCCACCTCTCAGCAGTAATGTCTCCGTCACTCTCTTTGTACTGGATCAGAATGACAACAGCCCGCACATCTTACACCCCTCCTTTCCCACCGATGGCTCCACGGGAGTGGAGTTGGCCCCTCGCTCCTCCGAGCCGGGTTACCTGGTCACTAAGGTGGTGGCGGTGGATGCAGACTCCGGGCAGAACGCCTGGCTCTCCTACCAGCTGCTGAAGGCTACAGAGCCGGGGCTCTTCTCTGTGGGACTCCACAGCGGCGAGATCAGGACGGCGCGCTACTTTCTCGACAAAGATGCGCTCAAGCAAAGTCTGGTGGTTTTAGTGAAGGACAACGGGCAGCCCCCTCTCTCTGCCACGGCCACTGTCACGGTGGTGGTGGCTGACAGCATCCCCGAAATCCTCTCCGATTTAAGCAGCCTCTCAGCTCCTGTAGACCCCCAGTCCAGCCTCACCTTGTATTTGGTGATCGCTGTGGCTTCCGTTTCCTGCTTGTTCTTTACCTTTCTCATAGTGTTAGTGGCGCTGAGGCTCCGCCGGTGGAGAAACTCGCAGCTGTTTGACTCCTCGAGTGTGACTTTCAGTGGAGTTCCCGTCTCGCAGTTTGTGGGGCTCGATGGAGTCAGAGCTTTTCTTCACTCCTACTCACGTGAGGTTTCTCTCACCACGGACTCCAGAAAGAGCCAGTTCAACGTTACCAAATCGAACTATGCAAATACTCTGACTAGTCAGCACTCTTGTGAGATAAAGGATCATATTCTAATTACTGAAGAGTTAGACAATAACAGGGATCAGACGTCCATTCAGGTCAGCTAA
- the LOC127055783 gene encoding protocadherin gamma-A10-like: protein MTHAQKLRHGTARFLFCMILVTVWEAVSGQIRYSIPEEMQKGSSVGNIAKDLGLDVEQLSDRAVRILSRGRTQYFAFNFKSGHLYVTERIDREEICGGMEMCLLNCEVIVEDKMKLFPVEVEITDINDNAPSFRSEEFDLKISETTAPGSRFSVRQAEDPDMGLNSIQSYQLSSNTHFLLDVETRSDGVKYAEVVLEKSLDREEQAVHNLILTATDGGDPVRSGTTQIRVIVLDSNDNAPVFSQPVYKVSVWENVPEGSTVVTVKATDLDEGVNKEVKYSFQKITDKASKKLQLNSNTGDVTIVRNLDFEEAALYEIEVQAHDGGGLFDRSKIVIVVSDVNDNAPELTITSLLNSVPEDSPPGTVIALLNVQDLDSGENGKVTCSVASNLPFQLRKSLDNYYSLVTDRALDREQVAAYNITVTATDNGTPPLSTATTIPLQILDTNDNGPLFDKTSYTAYITENNPRGASVFSLKANDPDEGENARVTYSVTKDQIQEAPLSSSISINSETGALYALRSFDYEQFREIRFQVQAQDGGSPPLSSNVSVTLFLLDQNDNSPHILHPSFPTDGSTGVELAPRSSEPGYLVTKVVAVDADSGQNAWLSYQLLKATEPGLFSVGLHSGEIRTARYFLDKDALKQSLVVLVKDNGQPPLSATATVTVVVADSIPEILSDLSSLSAPVDPQSSLTLYLVIAVASVSCLFFTFLIVLVALRLRRWRNSQLFDSSSVTFSGVPVSQFVGLDGVRAFLHSYSREVSPTTDSRKSQFNFPKSNYANTVTSQQTCDIKDPILVTEELNISNGDQISVQVS, encoded by the coding sequence ATGACTCATGCACAAAAGCTCCGCCACGGTACAGCGCGATTCCTATTCTGCATGATACTGGTTACCGTTTGGGAAGCAGTTTCTGGGCAGATTCGCTATTCGATTCCTGAGGAAATGCAGAAAGGCTCTTCCGTGGGGAACATCGCAAAGGACCTGGGTCTGGATGTAGAGCAGCTCTCAGATCGCGCCGTTCGCATTCTTTCCAGAGGTAGGACACAGTATTTTGCTTTCAATTTTAAGAGCGGCCATTTATACGTCACGGAAAGGATAGACCGAGAAGAAATCTGTGGTGGGATGGAAATGTGTCTGTTAAATTGTGAGGTTATAGTGGAGGATAAAATGAAACTTTTTCCGGTCGAAGTTGAAATCACAGATATTAATGATAATGCTCCCAGCTTCCGGTCAGAAGAATTCGATTTAAAAATCAGTGAAACAACAGCGCCAGGATCACGGTTTTCTGTGCGTCAGGCAGAGGATCCGGATATGGGACTAAATTCCATCCAGAGCTACCAACTCAGCAGTAACACTCATTTCTTACTGGATGTTGAAACGCGATCTGATGGAGTAAAATACGCCGAAGTGGTGCTGGAAAAGTCTCTAGACCGGGAAGAACAAGCCGTTCACAATCTAATCCTCACAGCCACTGACGGGGGAGATCCAGTCAGATCCGGCACTACGCAAATCCGCGTTATTGTTCTCGATTCTAATGACAATGCCCCAGTTTTTAGCCAGCCTGTCTACAAAGTGAGCGTTTGGGAAAATGTGCCTGAAGGTTCCACGGTTGTAACAGTAAAAGCCACTGACCTggatgaaggagtcaacaaaGAGGTGAAATACTCTTTCCaaaaaatcacagacaaagcTTCCAAAAAACTTCAACTGAATTCGAACACGGGAGATGTAACTATTGTGAGAAATTTGGACTTTGAGGAAGCTGCATTATATGAAATCGAGGTGCAAGCCCATGACGGGGGAGGCCTTTTCGACAGATCCAAAATTGTGATCGTTGTTAGTGATGTGAATGACAACGCTCCAGAATTAACAATCACATCTCTCCTCAACTCGGTCCCTGAGGACTCTCCCCCCGGGACTGTGATCGCCCTTTTAAATGTGCAAGATCTAGATTCCGGAGAGAACGGAAAGGTCACGTGCTCCGTAGCCAGCAACCTCCCCTTCCAGCTGAGGAAATCGTTGGATAATTATTACAGTCTGGTGACAGACCGAGCCCTGGACAGGGAGCAGGTGGCAGCATACAACATCACAGTGACCGCCACGGACAATGGGACTCCTCCTCTTTCTACAGCCACCACGATCCCACTCCAAATTTTAGACACGAATGACAACGGTCCCCTCTTCGATAAAACATCCTACACCGCCTACATCACTGAGAATAACCCGAGAGGAGCCTCCGTTTTCTCTCTGAAAGCGAATGACCCCGACGAAGGGGAGAACGCCAGAGTCACTTACTCTGTTACCAAGGATCAGATCCAGGAAGCTCcgctctcctcctccatctccattAACTCCGAGACTGGGGCTCTCTACGCTCTGCGCTCCTTCGATTACGAACAGTTCCGGGAGATTCGGTTCCAAGTGCAGGCTCAGGATGGGGGTTCCCCACCTCTCAGCAGTAATGTCTCCGTCACTCTCTTTCTACTGGATCAGAATGACAACAGCCCGCACATCTTACACCCCTCCTTTCCCACCGATGGCTCCACGGGAGTGGAGTTGGCCCCTCGCTCCTCCGAGCCGGGTTACCTGGTCACTAAGGTGGTGGCGGTGGATGCAGACTCCGGGCAGAACGCCTGGCTCTCCTACCAGCTGCTGAAGGCTACAGAGCCGGGGCTCTTCTCTGTGGGACTCCACAGCGGCGAGATCAGGACGGCGCGCTACTTTCTCGACAAAGATGCGCTCAAGCAAAGTCTGGTGGTTTTAGTGAAGGACAACGGGCAGCCCCCTCTCTCTGCCACGGCCACTGTCACGGTGGTGGTGGCTGACAGCATCCCCGAAATCCTCTCCGATTTAAGCAGCCTCTCAGCTCCTGTAGACCCCCAGTCCAGCCTCACCTTGTATTTGGTGATCGCTGTGGCTTCCGTTTCCTGCTTGTTCTTTACCTTTCTCATAGTGTTAGTGGCCCTGAGGCTCCGCCGGTGGAGAAACTCGCAGCTGTTTGACTCCTCGAGTGTGACTTTCAGTGGAGTTCCCGTCTCGCAGTTTGTGGGGCTCGATGGAGTCAGAGCTTTTCTTCACTCCTACTCACGTGAGGTTTCTCCCACCACGGACTCCAGAAAGAGCCAGTTCAACTTTCCCAAATCAAACTATGCAAATACTGTGACCAGTCAGCAGACTTGTGACATAAAGGATCCTATTCTAGTTACTGAAGAATTAAACATTAGTAATGGGGATCAGATTTCAGTTCAGGTGAGCTAA
- the LOC127055200 gene encoding protocadherin gamma-B7-like has translation MAKGSLVGNLAKDLGLSVRELPNRKLRVVSAAKKQYFSGMGKVSYQLSPNQYFILEVKESQDGNKYADLVLQKSLDRETQRSLRLILTAVDGGEPRRTGTAQIWINVTDANDNPPVFTQELYKVSLRENAPTGSLVLQVKATDNDEGSNAQICYIISKVSEKTLQKFSLDSENGKITVKEPLDFEETRDYTMAVEAKDGGGLVTHCKVEIEVIDENDNAPEVTFTSVSSPVPEDSVPGTVIALISVNDLDFGDNGKVACHLMDDFPFTIRSSSNNYYKLLTDSHLDREKTPEYNITITATDKGSPTLSTQKTILLQISDINDNSPVFEKPSYTAYVPENNPSGASIFSVEASDRDLDRNARVTYSIRSSNLQEVPLSSYISINSQTGAIYAQRSFDYEQFREFEVQVQAQDGRSPPLSSNVTVRVFILDQNDNAPRILYPSLGADGSALFEMAPRSAE, from the exons ATGGCGAAAGGTTCCCTTGTGGGGAATCTCGCCAAGGATTTGGGGCTGAGTGTGAGAGAACTGCCCAACCGGAAGCTCCGTGTTGTCTCTGCAGCTAAAAAGCAATACTTCAGCGGAATGGGGAAAGTG AGTTATCAGCTGAGCCCCAATCAGTATTTTATCCTGGAAGTCAAAGAGAGCCAGGATGGAAATAAGTATGCAGATTTAGTGCTGCAAAAATCACTGGACCGAGAAACCCAGCGCAGCCTTCGCTTGATCCTCACGGCTGTGGATGGGGGAGAGCCGCGGAGAACTGGGACCGCCCAGATATGGATTAATGTCACCGACGCCAATGACAACCCCCCCGTCTTCACTCAGGAGCTCTACAAAGTCAGCCTGAGGGAAAATGCACCGACGGGCTCCTTAGTGCTTCAGGTTAAAGCCACCGACAACGATGAAGGCTCAAATGCTCAGATCTGCTACATTATTAGCAAGGTATCAGAAAAGACCCTTCAGAAATTCAGCCTGGACTCAGAAAATGGAAAAATCACAGTAAAGGAGCCTTTGGACTTTGAGGAGACACGTGACTACACCATGGCAGTAGAAGCAAAGGATGGAGGCGGACTAGTGACACACTGCAAAGTGGAAATAGAAGTTATTGATGAAAACGACAATGCCCCCGAAGTGACATTCACATCCGTGTCCAGTCCAGTTCCAGAAGATTCAGTACCTGGGACAGTGATAGCTCTGATTAGTGTTAATGATCTAGATTTTGGAGATAATGGAAAGGTCGCATGCCATTTAATGGATGATTTTCCGTTCACTATAAGGTCGTCTTCTAATAATTACTACAAGCTCCTCACAGACAGCCACTTGGACAGAGAAAAGACCCCGGAGTACAATATCACAATCACAGCCACAGACAAAGGCTCTCCCACCCTCTCCACCCAGAAAACCATCCTATTGCAGATCTCGGACATCAATGACAACTCCCCTGTCTTTGAGAAACCTTCCTACACCGCCTATGTGCCAGAGAACAATCCCTCGGGGGCCTCTATTTTCAGTGTAGAAGCCTCAGACCGGGATCTGGACCGGAACGCCCGAGTCACTTACTCCATCCGGAGCAGCAACCTCCAGGAGGTGCCTCTCTCCTCCTACATCTCCATTAACTCCCAGACCGGAGCTATCTATGCCCAGCGCTCCTTCGACTACGAGCAATTCCGGGAGTTTGAAGTGCAAGTGCAGGCCCAAGACGGCAGGTCCCCGCCTCTCAGCAGCAATGTCACTGTCAGGGTGTTTATTCTGGATCAGAATGATAACGCCCCTCGCATCCTGTACCCTTCTCTGGGAGCCGATGGCTCCGCCTTGTTCGAGATGGCCCCTCGCTCGGCTGAG